In Equus przewalskii isolate Varuska chromosome 6, EquPr2, whole genome shotgun sequence, one DNA window encodes the following:
- the FOXRED1 gene encoding FAD-dependent oxidoreductase domain-containing protein 1 isoform X2, with protein MAAGGGHGRGSWGSHGETAAYGAEGRGLEAPLANGRARLNNSRRGAVTAEGTVCGIECCPRRGGPQRAMLRRALRLGLGRGLLGRGLGTWRGDSTLDWDGKVSDIKKKIQSVLPGGAWNPLYDTSHLPPEHSDVVIVGGGVLGLSVAYWLKRLEKRRGAIQVLVVERDYTYSQASTGLSVGGIRQQFSLPENIQLSLFSVDFLRNINEYLAVVDDPPLDLQFNPSGYLLLASEKGAAIMENNVKVQRQEGAKVCLMSPEQLRNKFPWINTEGVALASYGLEDEGWFDPWCLLQGLRRKVQSMGVLFCHGEVTRFISSSNRMETASGEEVTLKRIHEVHVKMDRSLEYQPVECAIVINAAGAWSGQIAELAGIGKGPPGTLQGTKLPVEPRKRYVYLWHCPQGPGLETPFVIDSSGAYFRREGLGNNYLGSCSPTEEEEPDPGNLEVDHGFFQDKVWPHLAQRVPAFETLKVRSAWAGYYDYNTFDQNGVVGPHPLVVNMYFATGFSGHGLQQAPAVGRAVAEMVLEGSFQTIDLNPFLFSRFYLGEKVQEHNII; from the exons ATGGCGGCTGGGGGCGGGCATGGGCGGGGCTCTTGGGGAAGTCACGGGGAGACTGCCGCCTATGGCGCGGAGGGGCGGGGGCTGGAGGCGCCGCTGGCCAATGGGCGCGCTCGTCTAAACAACTCGCGGCGCGGAGCTGTGACGGCGGAGGGGACCGTATGTGGCATAGAATGCTGTCCTCGCAGGGGTGGCCCTCAGAGGGCCATGCTTCGAAGGGCGCTGCGGCTCGGCTTGGGCCGGGGCCTCTTGGGCCGGGGGCTAGGCACATGGAGAGGAGACTCTACTCTGG ACTGGGATGGAAAGGTGTCCGACATTAAGAAGAAGATCCAGTCAGTCCTTCCTGGAGGGGCCTGGAATCCGTTGTATGACACCAGCCACCTACCCCCCGAACACTCGGATGTGGTGATTGTAGGGGGTGGGGTGCTCGGCCTGTCCGTGGCCTATTGGCTGAAGAGGTTGGAGAAGCGACGAGGTGCCATTCAGGTGCTGGTGGTGGAACGGGACTACACG TATTCCCAGGCCTCCACCGGGCTTTCTGTGGGTGGGATTCGTCAGCAGTTCTCGTTGCCTGAGAACATCCAGCTCTCCCTCTTTTCAGTCGACTTTCTACGGAATATCAAT GAGTACCTGGCTGTAGTCGATGACCCTCCCCTGGACCTCCAGTTCAACCCCTCAGGTTATCTTTTGCTGGCTTCAGAGAAGGGTGCTGCGATCATGGAGAACAATGTGAAAGTGCAGAG GCAGGAAGGAGCCAAAGTTTGTCTGATGTCTCCGGAGCAGCTTCGGAACAAGTTCCCCTGGATAAACACAGAGGGAGTGGCTTTGGCATCTTATG GGTTGGAGGACGAAGGTTGGTTTGACCCTTGGTGTCTGCTCCAGGGTCTCCGGCGAAAGGTGCAGTCCATGGGGGTCCTTTTCTGCCATGGAGAGGTGACAC gTTTCATCTCTTCATCTAACCGCATGGAGACTGCAAGTGGGGAAGAGGTGACTTTGAAAAGGATCCATGAAGTTCAT GTGAAGATGGACCGCAGCCTGGAGTACCAGCCTGTGGAGTGTGCCATAGTGATCAACGCAGCAGGGGCCTGGTCTGGGCAAATTGCAGAGCTGGCTGGTATCGGGAAGGGGCCGCCTGGCACCCTGCAGGGCACCAAGCTACCTGTGGAGCCGAGGAAAAG GTATGTGTACTTATGGCACTGCCCCCAGGGACCAGGCCTGGAGACGCCATTCGTTATAGACAGCAGCGGAGCCTATTTCCGCCGAGAAGGATTAGGCAACAACTACCTGGGCAGCTGCAGCCCCACTGAG GAGGAGGAACCAGACCCAGGGAACCTGGAAGTGGACCATGGCTTCTTCCAGGACAAGGTGTGGCCCCATCTGGCCCAGAGGGTACCAGCTTTTGAGACTCTGAAG GTTCGGAGTGCTTGGGCTGGCTATTACGACTACAACACCTTTGACCAGAATGGCGTGGTGGGCCCCCACCCACTAGTCGTCAACATGTACTTTGCTACGGGCTTCAGTGGCCATGGGCTCCAGCAGGCCCCTGCCGTGGGACGAGCTGTGGCAGAGATGGTGCTGGAGGGCAGCTTCCAAACCATTGACCTGAACCCCTTCCTCTTCAGTCGCTTTTACTTGGGAGAGAAGGTCCAGGAGCACAATATCATCTGA
- the FOXRED1 gene encoding FAD-dependent oxidoreductase domain-containing protein 1 isoform X3, producing MLRRALRLGLGRGLLGRGLGTWRGDSTLDWDGKVSDIKKKIQSVLPGGAWNPLYDTSHLPPEHSDVVIVGGGVLGLSVAYWLKRLEKRRGAIQVLVVERDYTEYLAVVDDPPLDLQFNPSGYLLLASEKGAAIMENNVKVQRQEGAKVCLMSPEQLRNKFPWINTEGVALASYGLEDEGWFDPWCLLQGLRRKVQSMGVLFCHGEVTRFISSSNRMETASGEEVTLKRIHEVHVKMDRSLEYQPVECAIVINAAGAWSGQIAELAGIGKGPPGTLQGTKLPVEPRKRYVYLWHCPQGPGLETPFVIDSSGAYFRREGLGNNYLGSCSPTELSPQEEEPDPGNLEVDHGFFQDKVWPHLAQRVPAFETLKVRSAWAGYYDYNTFDQNGVVGPHPLVVNMYFATGFSGHGLQQAPAVGRAVAEMVLEGSFQTIDLNPFLFSRFYLGEKVQEHNII from the exons ATGCTTCGAAGGGCGCTGCGGCTCGGCTTGGGCCGGGGCCTCTTGGGCCGGGGGCTAGGCACATGGAGAGGAGACTCTACTCTGG ACTGGGATGGAAAGGTGTCCGACATTAAGAAGAAGATCCAGTCAGTCCTTCCTGGAGGGGCCTGGAATCCGTTGTATGACACCAGCCACCTACCCCCCGAACACTCGGATGTGGTGATTGTAGGGGGTGGGGTGCTCGGCCTGTCCGTGGCCTATTGGCTGAAGAGGTTGGAGAAGCGACGAGGTGCCATTCAGGTGCTGGTGGTGGAACGGGACTACACG GAGTACCTGGCTGTAGTCGATGACCCTCCCCTGGACCTCCAGTTCAACCCCTCAGGTTATCTTTTGCTGGCTTCAGAGAAGGGTGCTGCGATCATGGAGAACAATGTGAAAGTGCAGAG GCAGGAAGGAGCCAAAGTTTGTCTGATGTCTCCGGAGCAGCTTCGGAACAAGTTCCCCTGGATAAACACAGAGGGAGTGGCTTTGGCATCTTATG GGTTGGAGGACGAAGGTTGGTTTGACCCTTGGTGTCTGCTCCAGGGTCTCCGGCGAAAGGTGCAGTCCATGGGGGTCCTTTTCTGCCATGGAGAGGTGACAC gTTTCATCTCTTCATCTAACCGCATGGAGACTGCAAGTGGGGAAGAGGTGACTTTGAAAAGGATCCATGAAGTTCAT GTGAAGATGGACCGCAGCCTGGAGTACCAGCCTGTGGAGTGTGCCATAGTGATCAACGCAGCAGGGGCCTGGTCTGGGCAAATTGCAGAGCTGGCTGGTATCGGGAAGGGGCCGCCTGGCACCCTGCAGGGCACCAAGCTACCTGTGGAGCCGAGGAAAAG GTATGTGTACTTATGGCACTGCCCCCAGGGACCAGGCCTGGAGACGCCATTCGTTATAGACAGCAGCGGAGCCTATTTCCGCCGAGAAGGATTAGGCAACAACTACCTGGGCAGCTGCAGCCCCACTGAG CTCTCACCCCAGGAGGAGGAACCAGACCCAGGGAACCTGGAAGTGGACCATGGCTTCTTCCAGGACAAGGTGTGGCCCCATCTGGCCCAGAGGGTACCAGCTTTTGAGACTCTGAAG GTTCGGAGTGCTTGGGCTGGCTATTACGACTACAACACCTTTGACCAGAATGGCGTGGTGGGCCCCCACCCACTAGTCGTCAACATGTACTTTGCTACGGGCTTCAGTGGCCATGGGCTCCAGCAGGCCCCTGCCGTGGGACGAGCTGTGGCAGAGATGGTGCTGGAGGGCAGCTTCCAAACCATTGACCTGAACCCCTTCCTCTTCAGTCGCTTTTACTTGGGAGAGAAGGTCCAGGAGCACAATATCATCTGA
- the FOXRED1 gene encoding FAD-dependent oxidoreductase domain-containing protein 1 isoform X4: MLRRALRLGLGRGLLGRGLGTWRGDSTLDWDGKVSDIKKKIQSVLPGGAWNPLYDTSHLPPEHSDVVIVGGGVLGLSVAYWLKRLEKRRGAIQVLVVERDYTEYLAVVDDPPLDLQFNPSGYLLLASEKGAAIMENNVKVQRQEGAKVCLMSPEQLRNKFPWINTEGVALASYGLEDEGWFDPWCLLQGLRRKVQSMGVLFCHGEVTRFISSSNRMETASGEEVTLKRIHEVHVKMDRSLEYQPVECAIVINAAGAWSGQIAELAGIGKGPPGTLQGTKLPVEPRKRYVYLWHCPQGPGLETPFVIDSSGAYFRREGLGNNYLGSCSPTEEEEPDPGNLEVDHGFFQDKVWPHLAQRVPAFETLKVRSAWAGYYDYNTFDQNGVVGPHPLVVNMYFATGFSGHGLQQAPAVGRAVAEMVLEGSFQTIDLNPFLFSRFYLGEKVQEHNII; encoded by the exons ATGCTTCGAAGGGCGCTGCGGCTCGGCTTGGGCCGGGGCCTCTTGGGCCGGGGGCTAGGCACATGGAGAGGAGACTCTACTCTGG ACTGGGATGGAAAGGTGTCCGACATTAAGAAGAAGATCCAGTCAGTCCTTCCTGGAGGGGCCTGGAATCCGTTGTATGACACCAGCCACCTACCCCCCGAACACTCGGATGTGGTGATTGTAGGGGGTGGGGTGCTCGGCCTGTCCGTGGCCTATTGGCTGAAGAGGTTGGAGAAGCGACGAGGTGCCATTCAGGTGCTGGTGGTGGAACGGGACTACACG GAGTACCTGGCTGTAGTCGATGACCCTCCCCTGGACCTCCAGTTCAACCCCTCAGGTTATCTTTTGCTGGCTTCAGAGAAGGGTGCTGCGATCATGGAGAACAATGTGAAAGTGCAGAG GCAGGAAGGAGCCAAAGTTTGTCTGATGTCTCCGGAGCAGCTTCGGAACAAGTTCCCCTGGATAAACACAGAGGGAGTGGCTTTGGCATCTTATG GGTTGGAGGACGAAGGTTGGTTTGACCCTTGGTGTCTGCTCCAGGGTCTCCGGCGAAAGGTGCAGTCCATGGGGGTCCTTTTCTGCCATGGAGAGGTGACAC gTTTCATCTCTTCATCTAACCGCATGGAGACTGCAAGTGGGGAAGAGGTGACTTTGAAAAGGATCCATGAAGTTCAT GTGAAGATGGACCGCAGCCTGGAGTACCAGCCTGTGGAGTGTGCCATAGTGATCAACGCAGCAGGGGCCTGGTCTGGGCAAATTGCAGAGCTGGCTGGTATCGGGAAGGGGCCGCCTGGCACCCTGCAGGGCACCAAGCTACCTGTGGAGCCGAGGAAAAG GTATGTGTACTTATGGCACTGCCCCCAGGGACCAGGCCTGGAGACGCCATTCGTTATAGACAGCAGCGGAGCCTATTTCCGCCGAGAAGGATTAGGCAACAACTACCTGGGCAGCTGCAGCCCCACTGAG GAGGAGGAACCAGACCCAGGGAACCTGGAAGTGGACCATGGCTTCTTCCAGGACAAGGTGTGGCCCCATCTGGCCCAGAGGGTACCAGCTTTTGAGACTCTGAAG GTTCGGAGTGCTTGGGCTGGCTATTACGACTACAACACCTTTGACCAGAATGGCGTGGTGGGCCCCCACCCACTAGTCGTCAACATGTACTTTGCTACGGGCTTCAGTGGCCATGGGCTCCAGCAGGCCCCTGCCGTGGGACGAGCTGTGGCAGAGATGGTGCTGGAGGGCAGCTTCCAAACCATTGACCTGAACCCCTTCCTCTTCAGTCGCTTTTACTTGGGAGAGAAGGTCCAGGAGCACAATATCATCTGA
- the FOXRED1 gene encoding FAD-dependent oxidoreductase domain-containing protein 1 isoform X1, which produces MLRRALRLGLGRGLLGRGLGTWRGDSTLDWDGKVSDIKKKIQSVLPGGAWNPLYDTSHLPPEHSDVVIVGGGVLGLSVAYWLKRLEKRRGAIQVLVVERDYTYSQASTGLSVGGIRQQFSLPENIQLSLFSVDFLRNINEYLAVVDDPPLDLQFNPSGYLLLASEKGAAIMENNVKVQRQEGAKVCLMSPEQLRNKFPWINTEGVALASYGLEDEGWFDPWCLLQGLRRKVQSMGVLFCHGEVTRFISSSNRMETASGEEVTLKRIHEVHVKMDRSLEYQPVECAIVINAAGAWSGQIAELAGIGKGPPGTLQGTKLPVEPRKRYVYLWHCPQGPGLETPFVIDSSGAYFRREGLGNNYLGSCSPTELSPQEEEPDPGNLEVDHGFFQDKVWPHLAQRVPAFETLKVRSAWAGYYDYNTFDQNGVVGPHPLVVNMYFATGFSGHGLQQAPAVGRAVAEMVLEGSFQTIDLNPFLFSRFYLGEKVQEHNII; this is translated from the exons ATGCTTCGAAGGGCGCTGCGGCTCGGCTTGGGCCGGGGCCTCTTGGGCCGGGGGCTAGGCACATGGAGAGGAGACTCTACTCTGG ACTGGGATGGAAAGGTGTCCGACATTAAGAAGAAGATCCAGTCAGTCCTTCCTGGAGGGGCCTGGAATCCGTTGTATGACACCAGCCACCTACCCCCCGAACACTCGGATGTGGTGATTGTAGGGGGTGGGGTGCTCGGCCTGTCCGTGGCCTATTGGCTGAAGAGGTTGGAGAAGCGACGAGGTGCCATTCAGGTGCTGGTGGTGGAACGGGACTACACG TATTCCCAGGCCTCCACCGGGCTTTCTGTGGGTGGGATTCGTCAGCAGTTCTCGTTGCCTGAGAACATCCAGCTCTCCCTCTTTTCAGTCGACTTTCTACGGAATATCAAT GAGTACCTGGCTGTAGTCGATGACCCTCCCCTGGACCTCCAGTTCAACCCCTCAGGTTATCTTTTGCTGGCTTCAGAGAAGGGTGCTGCGATCATGGAGAACAATGTGAAAGTGCAGAG GCAGGAAGGAGCCAAAGTTTGTCTGATGTCTCCGGAGCAGCTTCGGAACAAGTTCCCCTGGATAAACACAGAGGGAGTGGCTTTGGCATCTTATG GGTTGGAGGACGAAGGTTGGTTTGACCCTTGGTGTCTGCTCCAGGGTCTCCGGCGAAAGGTGCAGTCCATGGGGGTCCTTTTCTGCCATGGAGAGGTGACAC gTTTCATCTCTTCATCTAACCGCATGGAGACTGCAAGTGGGGAAGAGGTGACTTTGAAAAGGATCCATGAAGTTCAT GTGAAGATGGACCGCAGCCTGGAGTACCAGCCTGTGGAGTGTGCCATAGTGATCAACGCAGCAGGGGCCTGGTCTGGGCAAATTGCAGAGCTGGCTGGTATCGGGAAGGGGCCGCCTGGCACCCTGCAGGGCACCAAGCTACCTGTGGAGCCGAGGAAAAG GTATGTGTACTTATGGCACTGCCCCCAGGGACCAGGCCTGGAGACGCCATTCGTTATAGACAGCAGCGGAGCCTATTTCCGCCGAGAAGGATTAGGCAACAACTACCTGGGCAGCTGCAGCCCCACTGAG CTCTCACCCCAGGAGGAGGAACCAGACCCAGGGAACCTGGAAGTGGACCATGGCTTCTTCCAGGACAAGGTGTGGCCCCATCTGGCCCAGAGGGTACCAGCTTTTGAGACTCTGAAG GTTCGGAGTGCTTGGGCTGGCTATTACGACTACAACACCTTTGACCAGAATGGCGTGGTGGGCCCCCACCCACTAGTCGTCAACATGTACTTTGCTACGGGCTTCAGTGGCCATGGGCTCCAGCAGGCCCCTGCCGTGGGACGAGCTGTGGCAGAGATGGTGCTGGAGGGCAGCTTCCAAACCATTGACCTGAACCCCTTCCTCTTCAGTCGCTTTTACTTGGGAGAGAAGGTCCAGGAGCACAATATCATCTGA
- the FOXRED1 gene encoding FAD-dependent oxidoreductase domain-containing protein 1 isoform X5 → MENNVKVQRQEGAKVCLMSPEQLRNKFPWINTEGVALASYGLEDEGWFDPWCLLQGLRRKVQSMGVLFCHGEVTRFISSSNRMETASGEEVTLKRIHEVHVKMDRSLEYQPVECAIVINAAGAWSGQIAELAGIGKGPPGTLQGTKLPVEPRKRYVYLWHCPQGPGLETPFVIDSSGAYFRREGLGNNYLGSCSPTELSPQEEEPDPGNLEVDHGFFQDKVWPHLAQRVPAFETLKVRSAWAGYYDYNTFDQNGVVGPHPLVVNMYFATGFSGHGLQQAPAVGRAVAEMVLEGSFQTIDLNPFLFSRFYLGEKVQEHNII, encoded by the exons ATGGAGAACAATGTGAAAGTGCAGAG GCAGGAAGGAGCCAAAGTTTGTCTGATGTCTCCGGAGCAGCTTCGGAACAAGTTCCCCTGGATAAACACAGAGGGAGTGGCTTTGGCATCTTATG GGTTGGAGGACGAAGGTTGGTTTGACCCTTGGTGTCTGCTCCAGGGTCTCCGGCGAAAGGTGCAGTCCATGGGGGTCCTTTTCTGCCATGGAGAGGTGACAC gTTTCATCTCTTCATCTAACCGCATGGAGACTGCAAGTGGGGAAGAGGTGACTTTGAAAAGGATCCATGAAGTTCAT GTGAAGATGGACCGCAGCCTGGAGTACCAGCCTGTGGAGTGTGCCATAGTGATCAACGCAGCAGGGGCCTGGTCTGGGCAAATTGCAGAGCTGGCTGGTATCGGGAAGGGGCCGCCTGGCACCCTGCAGGGCACCAAGCTACCTGTGGAGCCGAGGAAAAG GTATGTGTACTTATGGCACTGCCCCCAGGGACCAGGCCTGGAGACGCCATTCGTTATAGACAGCAGCGGAGCCTATTTCCGCCGAGAAGGATTAGGCAACAACTACCTGGGCAGCTGCAGCCCCACTGAG CTCTCACCCCAGGAGGAGGAACCAGACCCAGGGAACCTGGAAGTGGACCATGGCTTCTTCCAGGACAAGGTGTGGCCCCATCTGGCCCAGAGGGTACCAGCTTTTGAGACTCTGAAG GTTCGGAGTGCTTGGGCTGGCTATTACGACTACAACACCTTTGACCAGAATGGCGTGGTGGGCCCCCACCCACTAGTCGTCAACATGTACTTTGCTACGGGCTTCAGTGGCCATGGGCTCCAGCAGGCCCCTGCCGTGGGACGAGCTGTGGCAGAGATGGTGCTGGAGGGCAGCTTCCAAACCATTGACCTGAACCCCTTCCTCTTCAGTCGCTTTTACTTGGGAGAGAAGGTCCAGGAGCACAATATCATCTGA
- the FOXRED1 gene encoding FAD-dependent oxidoreductase domain-containing protein 1 isoform X6 yields MENNVKVQRQEGAKVCLMSPEQLRNKFPWINTEGVALASYGLEDEGWFDPWCLLQGLRRKVQSMGVLFCHGEVTRFISSSNRMETASGEEVTLKRIHEVHVKMDRSLEYQPVECAIVINAAGAWSGQIAELAGIGKGPPGTLQGTKLPVEPRKRYVYLWHCPQGPGLETPFVIDSSGAYFRREGLGNNYLGSCSPTEEEEPDPGNLEVDHGFFQDKVWPHLAQRVPAFETLKVRSAWAGYYDYNTFDQNGVVGPHPLVVNMYFATGFSGHGLQQAPAVGRAVAEMVLEGSFQTIDLNPFLFSRFYLGEKVQEHNII; encoded by the exons ATGGAGAACAATGTGAAAGTGCAGAG GCAGGAAGGAGCCAAAGTTTGTCTGATGTCTCCGGAGCAGCTTCGGAACAAGTTCCCCTGGATAAACACAGAGGGAGTGGCTTTGGCATCTTATG GGTTGGAGGACGAAGGTTGGTTTGACCCTTGGTGTCTGCTCCAGGGTCTCCGGCGAAAGGTGCAGTCCATGGGGGTCCTTTTCTGCCATGGAGAGGTGACAC gTTTCATCTCTTCATCTAACCGCATGGAGACTGCAAGTGGGGAAGAGGTGACTTTGAAAAGGATCCATGAAGTTCAT GTGAAGATGGACCGCAGCCTGGAGTACCAGCCTGTGGAGTGTGCCATAGTGATCAACGCAGCAGGGGCCTGGTCTGGGCAAATTGCAGAGCTGGCTGGTATCGGGAAGGGGCCGCCTGGCACCCTGCAGGGCACCAAGCTACCTGTGGAGCCGAGGAAAAG GTATGTGTACTTATGGCACTGCCCCCAGGGACCAGGCCTGGAGACGCCATTCGTTATAGACAGCAGCGGAGCCTATTTCCGCCGAGAAGGATTAGGCAACAACTACCTGGGCAGCTGCAGCCCCACTGAG GAGGAGGAACCAGACCCAGGGAACCTGGAAGTGGACCATGGCTTCTTCCAGGACAAGGTGTGGCCCCATCTGGCCCAGAGGGTACCAGCTTTTGAGACTCTGAAG GTTCGGAGTGCTTGGGCTGGCTATTACGACTACAACACCTTTGACCAGAATGGCGTGGTGGGCCCCCACCCACTAGTCGTCAACATGTACTTTGCTACGGGCTTCAGTGGCCATGGGCTCCAGCAGGCCCCTGCCGTGGGACGAGCTGTGGCAGAGATGGTGCTGGAGGGCAGCTTCCAAACCATTGACCTGAACCCCTTCCTCTTCAGTCGCTTTTACTTGGGAGAGAAGGTCCAGGAGCACAATATCATCTGA
- the FOXRED1 gene encoding FAD-dependent oxidoreductase domain-containing protein 1 isoform X7, translated as MSPEQLRNKFPWINTEGVALASYGLEDEGWFDPWCLLQGLRRKVQSMGVLFCHGEVTRFISSSNRMETASGEEVTLKRIHEVHVKMDRSLEYQPVECAIVINAAGAWSGQIAELAGIGKGPPGTLQGTKLPVEPRKRYVYLWHCPQGPGLETPFVIDSSGAYFRREGLGNNYLGSCSPTELSPQEEEPDPGNLEVDHGFFQDKVWPHLAQRVPAFETLKVRSAWAGYYDYNTFDQNGVVGPHPLVVNMYFATGFSGHGLQQAPAVGRAVAEMVLEGSFQTIDLNPFLFSRFYLGEKVQEHNII; from the exons ATGTCTCCGGAGCAGCTTCGGAACAAGTTCCCCTGGATAAACACAGAGGGAGTGGCTTTGGCATCTTATG GGTTGGAGGACGAAGGTTGGTTTGACCCTTGGTGTCTGCTCCAGGGTCTCCGGCGAAAGGTGCAGTCCATGGGGGTCCTTTTCTGCCATGGAGAGGTGACAC gTTTCATCTCTTCATCTAACCGCATGGAGACTGCAAGTGGGGAAGAGGTGACTTTGAAAAGGATCCATGAAGTTCAT GTGAAGATGGACCGCAGCCTGGAGTACCAGCCTGTGGAGTGTGCCATAGTGATCAACGCAGCAGGGGCCTGGTCTGGGCAAATTGCAGAGCTGGCTGGTATCGGGAAGGGGCCGCCTGGCACCCTGCAGGGCACCAAGCTACCTGTGGAGCCGAGGAAAAG GTATGTGTACTTATGGCACTGCCCCCAGGGACCAGGCCTGGAGACGCCATTCGTTATAGACAGCAGCGGAGCCTATTTCCGCCGAGAAGGATTAGGCAACAACTACCTGGGCAGCTGCAGCCCCACTGAG CTCTCACCCCAGGAGGAGGAACCAGACCCAGGGAACCTGGAAGTGGACCATGGCTTCTTCCAGGACAAGGTGTGGCCCCATCTGGCCCAGAGGGTACCAGCTTTTGAGACTCTGAAG GTTCGGAGTGCTTGGGCTGGCTATTACGACTACAACACCTTTGACCAGAATGGCGTGGTGGGCCCCCACCCACTAGTCGTCAACATGTACTTTGCTACGGGCTTCAGTGGCCATGGGCTCCAGCAGGCCCCTGCCGTGGGACGAGCTGTGGCAGAGATGGTGCTGGAGGGCAGCTTCCAAACCATTGACCTGAACCCCTTCCTCTTCAGTCGCTTTTACTTGGGAGAGAAGGTCCAGGAGCACAATATCATCTGA
- the FOXRED1 gene encoding FAD-dependent oxidoreductase domain-containing protein 1 isoform X8 → MSPEQLRNKFPWINTEGVALASYGLEDEGWFDPWCLLQGLRRKVQSMGVLFCHGEVTRFISSSNRMETASGEEVTLKRIHEVHVKMDRSLEYQPVECAIVINAAGAWSGQIAELAGIGKGPPGTLQGTKLPVEPRKRYVYLWHCPQGPGLETPFVIDSSGAYFRREGLGNNYLGSCSPTEEEEPDPGNLEVDHGFFQDKVWPHLAQRVPAFETLKVRSAWAGYYDYNTFDQNGVVGPHPLVVNMYFATGFSGHGLQQAPAVGRAVAEMVLEGSFQTIDLNPFLFSRFYLGEKVQEHNII, encoded by the exons ATGTCTCCGGAGCAGCTTCGGAACAAGTTCCCCTGGATAAACACAGAGGGAGTGGCTTTGGCATCTTATG GGTTGGAGGACGAAGGTTGGTTTGACCCTTGGTGTCTGCTCCAGGGTCTCCGGCGAAAGGTGCAGTCCATGGGGGTCCTTTTCTGCCATGGAGAGGTGACAC gTTTCATCTCTTCATCTAACCGCATGGAGACTGCAAGTGGGGAAGAGGTGACTTTGAAAAGGATCCATGAAGTTCAT GTGAAGATGGACCGCAGCCTGGAGTACCAGCCTGTGGAGTGTGCCATAGTGATCAACGCAGCAGGGGCCTGGTCTGGGCAAATTGCAGAGCTGGCTGGTATCGGGAAGGGGCCGCCTGGCACCCTGCAGGGCACCAAGCTACCTGTGGAGCCGAGGAAAAG GTATGTGTACTTATGGCACTGCCCCCAGGGACCAGGCCTGGAGACGCCATTCGTTATAGACAGCAGCGGAGCCTATTTCCGCCGAGAAGGATTAGGCAACAACTACCTGGGCAGCTGCAGCCCCACTGAG GAGGAGGAACCAGACCCAGGGAACCTGGAAGTGGACCATGGCTTCTTCCAGGACAAGGTGTGGCCCCATCTGGCCCAGAGGGTACCAGCTTTTGAGACTCTGAAG GTTCGGAGTGCTTGGGCTGGCTATTACGACTACAACACCTTTGACCAGAATGGCGTGGTGGGCCCCCACCCACTAGTCGTCAACATGTACTTTGCTACGGGCTTCAGTGGCCATGGGCTCCAGCAGGCCCCTGCCGTGGGACGAGCTGTGGCAGAGATGGTGCTGGAGGGCAGCTTCCAAACCATTGACCTGAACCCCTTCCTCTTCAGTCGCTTTTACTTGGGAGAGAAGGTCCAGGAGCACAATATCATCTGA
- the TIRAP gene encoding toll/interleukin-1 receptor domain-containing adapter protein, with the protein MASSSSFPAPRSRSRKPLGKMADWFRQALSKKPKVPVSPESTPSDVSQPSSQDSNPPQCLSSVVSPTPPPTNTGTSSSSSSSGRWSKDYDVCVCHSEQDLVAAQELVSYLEDSPAGLRCFLQLRDATPGGAIVSELCQALSNSHCCVLLITPGFLQDPWCKYQMLQALTQSPGAEGCTIPLLSGLTRAAYPAELRFMYFVDGQGPDHGFRQVKQAVMRYLQTLS; encoded by the exons ATGGCATCGTCATCCTCCTTCCCAGCTCCTCGATCCCGGTCCAGGAAGCCTCTGGGCAAGATGGCTG ACTGGTTCAGACAGGCCCTGTCGAAGAAGCCCAAGGTACCTGTCTCTCCAGAAAGCACCCCTAGTGATGTGTCACAGCCGAGCTCACAGGACAGCAACCCACCTCAGTGCCTCAGCTCAGTCGTGTCTCCCACTCCACCACCAACAAACACGGGCaccagcagtagcagcagcagcagcggccgCTGGAGCAAGGACTATGACGTCTGCGTGTGCCACAGTGAGCAGGACCTGGTGGCCGCCCAGGAGCTGGTCTCCTACCTGGAGGACAGCCCTGCCGGCCTGCGCTGCTTCCTGCAGCTTCGGGATGCAACCCCAGGCGGTGCCATTGTGTCTgagctgtgccaggcactgagcaatAGTCACTGCTGTGTGCTGCTTATCACCCCAGGCTTCCTCCAGGACCCGTGGTGCAAGTACCAGATGCTGCAGGCCCTGACCCAGTCCCCCGGGGCAGAGGGCTGCACCATCCCCCTGCTGTCAGGCCTCACCAGAGCCGCCTACCCCGCTGAGCTCCGATTCATGTACTTCGTGGACGGCCAGGGCCCTGACCACGGCTTTCGCCAAGTCAAGCAAGCTGTCATGCGTT ATCTGCAGACCCTCAGCTGA